From Coffea arabica cultivar ET-39 chromosome 2e, Coffea Arabica ET-39 HiFi, whole genome shotgun sequence, the proteins below share one genomic window:
- the LOC140036291 gene encoding uncharacterized protein has product MNRQVRGRERGRSTRQHPEVGGDRGPEVNQDHGHEGVAGDPVATAINRITDVLERMTDHQALGPVHHQGGPIDTEDRALERFLKFGPAEVYGGPEPEVAEGWWERISDIFATLNYAEERQVTFAVFQFEETARSWWNLVRVNWDRNHIPRTWANFTREFNAKFLPPLIQEKIEDDFIKCRQGAGLNVEIQEGLAAIRIDTFADAVEKAQRVEVARAQVKSFQAKKRFGPSSGLEPTYANAPPAKVGQGTHGVNSPGAPRGALARGAGARGVGGRDNGARGGPSGRGQPRNVSQGGRVTTPQVTCGYCRKAGHTEDGCWRKEGKCLRCGSSDHQIAGCPKIQKGGTPSARQATPGGSRPKVPARVYAIDDQPVPDSSEVVEGTLPIFHQLARVLVDPGATHSFVNPTFMSGIDIKPVRLPFDLEIRTPMGNKSIITSLAYKNCEFWVGERRMLVDLVSLDIKGYDVIIGMDFLAHHHAKLDCGAKVDLLERGFVRESDSPWGAPVLFVKKKDGSLRLCIDYR; this is encoded by the exons ATGAATAGACAAGTTAGAGGTAGAGAGCGTGGGAGATCAACTAGACAACACCCCGAGGTTGGTGGTGATAGGGGACCTGAGGTCAATCAAGACCATGGTCATGAGGGCGTGGCCGGAGACCCAGTGGCCACCGCGATCAATAGAATAACTGATGTTTTAGAGCGCATGACTGACCACCAGGCTCTTGGACCAGTGCATCACCAAGGAGGCCCAATCGATACTGAGGATCGGGCATTAGAGAGATTCTTGAAGTTTGGACCTGCTGAGGTTTATGGAGGACCAGAACCTGAGGTAGCAGAAGGTTGGTGGGAGAGGATCTCTGACATTTTTGCAACTCTAAACTATGcggaggagagacaggtgacttTTGCAGTATTCCAGTTTGAGGAAACtgctcgttcctggtggaacctaGTTAGGGTTAATTGGGACAGGAACCATATTCCTAGGACCTGGgcgaacttcacaagggagtttaacGCCAAGTTTCtccctcctctcatccaagagaaAATAGAGGATGACTTCATCAAGTGTAGGCAGGGGGCA ggactaaacgtggagatccaggaggGATTAGCTGCTATTCGGATAGACACATTTGCTGATGCTGTAGAGAAAGCTCAAAGGGTTGAAGTTGCCAGAGCTCAAGTAAAATCTTTCCaggccaagaaaagatttggcCCTAGCAGCGGTCTGGAGCCGACTTATGCAAATGCTCCACCAGCCAAAGTGGGTCAAGGAACGCATGGAGTAAATAGTCCTggagcaccacgaggcgctctaGCGAGAGGAGCTGGAGCAAGAGGTGTCGGGGGAAGAGATAACGGAGCTAGAGGAGGACCAAGTGGAAGGGGTCAACCTAGGAACGTCTCGCAAGGAGGTCGTGTGACAACCCCTCAGGTAACTTGTGGATATTGCAGGAAAGCTGGCCATACTGAGGACGGATGCTGGAGGAAAGAAGGAAAGTGCTTGAGGTGTGGAAGCAGCGACCACCAGATTGCCGGTTGTCCGAAGATACAAAAAGGTGGTACCCCGAGTGCTAGACAGGCCACTCCTGGAGGAAGTAGGCCGAAAGTTCCTGCCAGGGTGTATGCCATAGACGACCAACCCGTACCTGATTCCTCGGAAGTTGTGGAAGGTActcttccaatctttcaccaaTTAGCTAGAGTACTAGTTGATCCTGGCGCAACTCATTCATTCGTGAATCCAACTTTTATGTCCGGAATTGATATAAAACCAGTTAGATTaccctttgatcttgaaattaGGACACCCATGGGTAATAAAAGCATAATCACTAGCCTGGCCTATAAGAACTGCGAATTCTGGGTTGGAGAGCGTAGGATGCTAGTAGATCTAGTCAGTTTGGACATAAAAGGTTATGATGTTATTATAGGAATGGATTTTCTAGCTCATCACCATGCTAAGCTTGATTGCGGAGcgaaagtg gatttgttggagaGAGGTTTTGTTAGAGAAAGTGATTCGCCATGGGGAGCACctgttctatttgttaagaaaaaggatggaagtttaAGGTTATGTATTGATTATCGATGA